One Alicyclobacillus acidoterrestris DNA window includes the following coding sequences:
- a CDS encoding LysR family transcriptional regulator: MTFDQLFAFLSVSRTKNYSATAKLLHLAQPAVTSRIKNLESELGTTLFQRFDGTLELTPAGRKLFDYAQKIVDLVQQAKVDVGQHSDEITIGATSTLAVHFVPKILGLLYERTERTKFIIRQGRSMNLLNLVLEGNLDMALMNNRIEHPDIVITELPESLRIVLVASADHPILAESNITIDVVRKYKLMQTQKRQGFWKFVDNRLKQYNVGLEADITVDNMEIAKEILLQTSFLTFMPYLSIEKELERGVLTCVYVENFPVLEFPIYLIHHQRSDKSRNVQLTRSLLGVTE, from the coding sequence TTGACTTTCGATCAACTCTTCGCATTTTTGAGTGTTTCTAGAACCAAAAACTATAGCGCCACTGCGAAGTTGCTCCATTTGGCTCAACCTGCGGTTACAAGCCGTATAAAAAACTTGGAGTCTGAATTGGGGACGACCTTATTCCAGCGCTTCGATGGAACGTTGGAACTCACTCCGGCTGGTCGAAAACTTTTTGACTATGCCCAGAAAATTGTAGACCTGGTTCAACAAGCGAAGGTAGATGTGGGACAGCATTCCGACGAAATCACGATAGGCGCAACTTCAACGTTAGCGGTGCATTTTGTGCCGAAAATTTTAGGCCTTCTATACGAGCGTACAGAACGAACGAAATTCATCATCAGGCAGGGGAGGTCGATGAATCTTTTAAATTTGGTATTGGAAGGGAATTTGGATATGGCACTAATGAACAATCGTATTGAACATCCGGACATTGTGATTACTGAACTTCCAGAGTCATTGCGAATTGTTCTGGTTGCCTCGGCAGATCACCCGATATTAGCGGAATCGAACATCACAATCGATGTCGTTAGGAAATATAAGCTTATGCAAACTCAAAAACGACAAGGGTTTTGGAAGTTCGTTGATAACAGGTTGAAGCAGTATAACGTGGGTCTTGAAGCTGACATCACTGTTGACAACATGGAGATAGCGAAAGAGATTCTCTTGCAGACTTCTTTTCTCACATTTATGCCTTATTTATCTATTGAAAAGGAGCTGGAGCGTGGCGTTTTAACATGCGTCTATGTCGAAAACTTTCCGGTACTCGAGTTTCCCATTTATCTGATTCATCATCAGAGGTCCGATAAATCGAGAAATGTTCAACTCACGCGCAGTTTATTGGGTGTCACTGAGTAG
- a CDS encoding ABC transporter substrate-binding protein, with the protein MSKLVKKGSLSVAAIAVISAVLSGCATSDTNHANSASASSAASTNSEKPVKGGTLTVDMNEAVPDLDPAVAYDATSAEVTSQLYDQLVTYDKTSYKIVGDLAKTWSVSKDGLTYTFHLRPGVKFSNGDPLSAKDFVFELERILDKNLKLKPSPGNQFFMDIQGASEYYNGTAKTISGISAPNDDTLVIKLVKPETFFLQVLALPFLSAVDPAYIQKVGNTAFDTTTAMGTGPFELASNSQSKVVLKRNPYYWKKDAYGNQLPYLNQVTININPNTQVDELQWEQGTNAFLSPNLMGGDGIPTSQFNTIMHNPKYSKLVMKEQENSINYIGMNMQKTIQGKPNPLANLKVRQAIEYAFDANQIVKIEDGKVLSLNQPLPSGMPGHVQHLDADAQYGFNIAKAKQLLKEAGYSNGLTIDFWDQNSPDSLRVDQAIQSMMQAVGIHLRLHEVSFSDFLAEGMSGNAQMYMSAWSQDFPDPSDFLNTLFNSNQIPDNNMNHYSNPQVDKELNAAEYMTDQQARDQLYAKVTNQVMADAAWVPVDQTMGFAAVNPWVHGFTMSPVLTDPFQYIWIDKNHS; encoded by the coding sequence ATGAGTAAACTAGTAAAAAAAGGTTCGTTATCCGTCGCGGCCATCGCCGTTATAAGCGCGGTGCTCAGTGGGTGCGCAACCAGCGATACAAATCATGCAAACAGTGCATCCGCTTCGTCCGCCGCGAGCACAAATAGCGAAAAACCTGTGAAGGGCGGCACGTTGACAGTCGACATGAACGAGGCCGTTCCAGATTTAGATCCCGCTGTCGCCTATGATGCGACCTCAGCCGAAGTCACTTCACAACTGTATGACCAATTGGTGACCTACGACAAGACGTCCTATAAAATTGTCGGAGACCTCGCCAAGACGTGGTCCGTTTCCAAAGATGGCCTTACCTATACATTCCATCTCCGTCCAGGCGTGAAGTTCTCCAATGGGGATCCACTATCCGCAAAGGATTTTGTCTTCGAATTGGAACGAATTTTGGACAAGAATTTAAAACTAAAACCATCACCTGGAAATCAATTCTTTATGGATATTCAAGGTGCCAGCGAGTATTACAATGGCACAGCGAAGACCATATCTGGTATCTCCGCGCCCAATGACGACACGCTCGTCATTAAACTGGTTAAGCCAGAGACCTTTTTCCTACAAGTCTTGGCGCTGCCGTTCTTATCGGCTGTCGATCCCGCCTACATACAAAAGGTTGGCAACACAGCTTTCGATACAACGACAGCCATGGGCACTGGCCCCTTTGAGCTCGCATCGAACTCCCAGTCGAAGGTCGTCTTAAAACGCAACCCTTACTACTGGAAGAAAGATGCGTATGGGAATCAACTTCCCTACCTCAATCAGGTCACCATAAACATCAACCCGAATACCCAAGTGGATGAGCTTCAGTGGGAGCAGGGGACAAACGCATTTCTTAGCCCGAATTTAATGGGCGGGGACGGCATTCCAACATCACAATTCAACACCATCATGCACAATCCGAAATACAGCAAGTTGGTGATGAAGGAACAGGAAAACTCGATTAATTATATCGGTATGAATATGCAAAAGACGATTCAGGGCAAACCCAATCCATTGGCGAACTTAAAGGTTCGACAGGCCATTGAATACGCCTTTGACGCGAATCAGATTGTGAAGATTGAAGACGGCAAAGTGCTCAGCCTGAATCAGCCATTGCCTTCCGGTATGCCTGGACATGTGCAGCATCTTGATGCGGATGCTCAGTACGGATTTAATATTGCAAAGGCCAAGCAACTGCTAAAAGAAGCTGGCTATAGCAATGGTCTGACGATTGATTTCTGGGATCAAAACAGTCCTGATTCATTACGTGTTGACCAAGCTATACAGTCCATGATGCAAGCGGTCGGAATTCATTTGCGCCTGCACGAAGTCAGCTTCTCTGACTTCTTGGCAGAAGGTATGTCCGGTAACGCACAAATGTACATGAGTGCGTGGTCACAGGACTTCCCTGACCCGTCCGACTTTTTGAACACGCTGTTCAACTCAAATCAGATTCCAGACAACAATATGAATCATTACAGCAACCCACAGGTGGACAAAGAGTTGAACGCTGCAGAATATATGACTGACCAACAGGCGCGAGACCAATTGTACGCAAAGGTGACCAACCAAGTGATGGCAGATGCCGCATGGGTTCCGGTTGACCAAACGATGGGGTTTGCCGCGGTCAATCCATGGGTACACGGCTTCACCATGAGCCCAGTTTTGACTGACCCATTTCAATACATTTGGATTGACAAGAACCACAGCTAA
- a CDS encoding UbiX family flavin prenyltransferase, producing MRLIVGITGATGAILGIRMLEALREYAVETYLILSKWAETTIRIETDYNLEDVKKLASVVHREDNQAASISSGSFITDGMIISPCSMKTLSSIRVGYADTLIGRAADVVLKERRKLVLITRECPLSDIHLENMLHLSRMGAVIFPPVLTFYNHPSSLDDVINHVVARTLDQFGIENDWTKRWASPPSMGASTHYPRV from the coding sequence ATGAGACTAATTGTAGGTATTACCGGAGCAACTGGGGCTATTTTAGGAATTCGAATGCTTGAAGCGCTAAGGGAGTACGCTGTGGAGACATACCTGATTCTCTCAAAATGGGCAGAGACCACAATTCGAATTGAAACCGATTACAATTTGGAGGATGTAAAAAAACTTGCGAGTGTTGTACATCGAGAGGACAATCAAGCAGCGTCGATTTCAAGTGGGTCTTTTATCACAGATGGAATGATTATCTCGCCATGCAGCATGAAAACGCTTTCTTCGATTCGTGTCGGTTATGCGGATACCTTAATAGGCCGCGCTGCAGATGTCGTATTGAAAGAACGGCGCAAGTTAGTCTTGATCACGCGAGAATGCCCTTTGAGTGATATTCACCTTGAAAATATGTTGCATTTGTCTCGAATGGGCGCAGTCATATTTCCGCCTGTGCTTACGTTCTACAATCATCCAAGTTCATTAGATGACGTGATTAATCATGTGGTAGCCAGAACGCTCGATCAATTTGGAATAGAAAACGATTGGACGAAACGATGGGCGTCTCCGCCTTCAATGGGGGCATCAACTCATTATCCGCGTGTCTAG
- a CDS encoding zinc-binding alcohol dehydrogenase family protein yields MTKPFTIEFREIAQPVPKPHEVLVRVQAAGICGSDVHFYDGSNPYANYPQTFGHELSGIVEAVGDETPSSLVGKRVVVEPAVPCGHCYACSINRPNACANIDMIGSVRAGGFADYVTVPAHHVHAMPDDMRFEVGALCEPFSIGAQAIRRSGMKGGETVAILGMGPIGLTILSQLKRTIDATVFAIDVVPERLQLALDFGADAVIDARDVDIVAHILSKTNGEGANIVLEAAGLPKTIEQTIHLVSAAGRIVIVGLTGQDVRFPGQLLTKKDIEIYGTRHSVGLFPAVMQFLHENPDVADKFISQRMDFTELESALKLAKSQPAQVTKIILSYS; encoded by the coding sequence ATGACAAAGCCATTTACGATTGAGTTTCGAGAGATTGCACAACCCGTACCAAAGCCACACGAGGTACTCGTGCGTGTTCAAGCAGCCGGCATCTGTGGCAGTGATGTGCATTTTTATGACGGTTCAAACCCGTATGCAAATTATCCCCAAACTTTTGGTCATGAACTATCTGGTATTGTGGAGGCGGTCGGAGATGAAACTCCATCCTCTCTCGTCGGAAAGCGCGTGGTTGTTGAACCTGCTGTGCCTTGCGGGCATTGCTACGCCTGCTCCATCAATCGGCCGAACGCGTGTGCGAACATCGATATGATTGGATCCGTCCGAGCCGGCGGCTTTGCCGACTATGTAACGGTTCCAGCCCATCATGTTCATGCGATGCCGGATGATATGCGTTTCGAGGTGGGAGCGTTGTGTGAGCCATTTAGTATCGGGGCACAGGCCATTCGCAGATCAGGTATGAAAGGCGGAGAAACGGTTGCAATTCTCGGTATGGGGCCGATTGGCTTAACTATCTTAAGTCAACTCAAGCGCACGATTGACGCGACTGTATTTGCCATCGATGTGGTGCCGGAACGCCTTCAACTTGCGTTGGATTTTGGAGCGGATGCGGTAATTGATGCGCGCGATGTAGATATTGTTGCACACATCTTATCGAAGACGAACGGGGAAGGCGCGAATATTGTACTAGAGGCTGCCGGTCTTCCGAAAACGATAGAACAGACCATTCACCTTGTCAGTGCGGCGGGGCGCATCGTCATTGTGGGATTGACCGGACAGGATGTGAGATTTCCGGGCCAACTGCTGACAAAGAAGGATATCGAGATTTATGGGACGCGGCATAGCGTCGGACTTTTTCCCGCCGTGATGCAATTTCTGCATGAGAATCCAGATGTGGCCGATAAGTTCATTTCACAGCGAATGGATTTTACTGAACTTGAATCGGCACTCAAACTTGCAAAGAGCCAGCCTGCGCAGGTTACAAAAATTATTTTGTCCTATTCGTGA
- a CDS encoding CoA-binding protein has protein sequence MFQNPDDNTLARILKSAKTIAIVGLSDRSNRPSYQVAHYLKQQGYNIIPVNPNATEVLGVPAVASLSNLPQPVDIIDVFRNSDALPDVVEESLTVSAPVIWAQLGVYNEAAAELAQKHNKTLIMDLCIKIEHARLIGN, from the coding sequence ATGTTCCAAAACCCGGATGACAACACCCTGGCACGCATCCTGAAAAGTGCCAAGACGATTGCCATCGTCGGCCTGTCGGACAGGTCCAATCGACCAAGTTATCAAGTGGCCCACTACCTAAAGCAGCAGGGATACAACATTATTCCCGTGAACCCGAACGCAACAGAAGTGCTAGGGGTACCTGCCGTCGCATCCTTGTCCAATCTGCCCCAACCCGTCGACATCATCGACGTCTTCCGCAACTCCGACGCGCTTCCCGACGTCGTGGAAGAATCGCTGACGGTATCCGCCCCCGTCATCTGGGCACAATTGGGCGTTTATAACGAAGCGGCGGCAGAGCTAGCCCAAAAGCACAACAAGACACTCATCATGGATCTGTGCATCAAAATCGAACACGCGCGCTTAATTGGAAATTAA
- a CDS encoding MFS transporter, with protein sequence MFKKYSALVITMLFLANVINYLDRSAFSIAAPMISKGFTLTPSELGMIFSSFFVGYAIFNFVGGFMSDLYGPKKVFGGSMTLWSIFCGLTAVTFNFASLFIVRLLFGFTEGPLASTTNKTINNWVPQKTRARAVGIAFAGSPLGGAVAGPIVGLIAVHSNWKVSFVVITLIGLVWALVWMKAVTDKPSQNPKIPAAELAEIERDTTVMPVEGKAKVPLTYYAKKPTILFTALAFFAYNYILYFFLTWFPSYLADAKHLSISKMSVATTIPWVVGTVGLLLSGWASDYLFKLTNKLMFSRKVIIVGGLIGAAVCIAATGMVTTAVSAVVLMTIGIFFMYLTGAIYWAVISDNVQSDKVGGASGFVHMLANISGIIAPTITGFIVQFTGSFSSAFLLAGILAVVGAICVALWVKPLTLPSQTSEDAQLGVTQ encoded by the coding sequence GTGTTTAAGAAGTACAGTGCGCTGGTCATCACGATGTTGTTCTTGGCCAATGTGATTAACTATCTGGACAGGTCGGCCTTTTCCATCGCGGCGCCGATGATTAGCAAGGGGTTTACTTTGACTCCTAGTGAACTCGGCATGATATTCAGCAGCTTCTTTGTAGGTTACGCGATATTCAATTTTGTAGGCGGGTTCATGTCGGACTTATACGGACCCAAAAAAGTGTTTGGCGGGTCCATGACGCTGTGGTCCATCTTTTGCGGATTGACGGCCGTGACCTTCAATTTCGCATCGCTCTTTATCGTTCGGCTGTTGTTTGGGTTTACGGAAGGCCCGCTTGCTTCTACGACCAATAAAACCATTAACAATTGGGTGCCGCAAAAGACGCGTGCAAGGGCCGTGGGGATAGCGTTTGCTGGAAGCCCTTTAGGTGGCGCGGTCGCTGGACCGATTGTGGGTTTAATTGCCGTCCATTCAAATTGGAAGGTGTCATTTGTCGTGATCACCTTGATAGGCCTGGTATGGGCGCTGGTTTGGATGAAAGCGGTCACGGATAAGCCCAGTCAAAACCCCAAAATTCCGGCAGCAGAATTGGCGGAAATTGAGCGAGATACGACGGTGATGCCGGTTGAAGGAAAGGCGAAGGTACCTCTGACGTATTACGCGAAAAAACCGACGATTCTGTTCACTGCTCTGGCGTTTTTTGCGTACAATTACATTTTGTATTTCTTCCTTACTTGGTTTCCGAGTTATCTGGCAGACGCAAAGCATCTTAGTATTTCAAAAATGAGTGTTGCGACCACAATTCCTTGGGTGGTCGGAACAGTTGGATTGCTGCTGAGCGGCTGGGCGTCTGATTATTTATTCAAGCTGACAAACAAACTCATGTTCTCCAGAAAAGTCATTATCGTCGGTGGATTAATCGGGGCCGCTGTGTGTATCGCGGCAACAGGTATGGTCACGACTGCAGTGAGTGCCGTCGTGTTGATGACGATTGGAATCTTTTTTATGTACTTAACAGGAGCCATTTACTGGGCCGTGATCTCTGACAACGTACAAAGCGACAAGGTGGGCGGGGCGAGTGGTTTTGTTCATATGCTGGCGAATATCTCTGGCATTATTGCACCGACCATTACGGGGTTTATCGTTCAATTCACCGGATCATTCTCTAGTGCCTTCTTACTGGCGGGAATTTTGGCTGTTGTCGGCGCCATATGCGTAGCCCTTTGGGTGAAACCGCTCACTTTGCCAAGCCAAACGTCGGAGGATGCGCAGTTGGGAGTCACACAGTAA